From one Lycium ferocissimum isolate CSIRO_LF1 chromosome 5, AGI_CSIRO_Lferr_CH_V1, whole genome shotgun sequence genomic stretch:
- the LOC132055945 gene encoding SUMO-conjugating enzyme SCE1-like, giving the protein MVGGIARGRLAEERKAWRKNHPHGFVAKPETSPDGSVNLMVWHCTIPGKPGTDWEGGHYPLTMHFSEDYPSQPPKCKFPKGFFHINVYPSGDVCLSILNVGAGWSPAITVKQILLGIQELLDQPNPSSSAQFECNKLYMQQDKAEYKRRVKEQAKQYRALL; this is encoded by the exons ATGGTTGGTGGAATCGCGCGTGGTCGTCTGGCTGAGGAGAGGAAAGCATGGCGTAAAAATCACCCACAT GGTTTTGTGGCAAAGCCGGAGACTAGTCCTGATGGGTCTGTCAATTTGATGGTTTGGCATTGTACTATTCCTGGTAAACCTGGG ACTGATTGGGAGGGGGGTCACTATCCGCTGACAATGCACTTCAGTGAAGACTATCCTAGCCAACCCCCGAAGTGCAAGTTTCCTAAAGGTTTCTTTCATATAAATGTCTATCCTTCAGGAGATGTATGTTTGTCCATCCTCAATGTCGGCGCT GGGTGGAGTCCAGCGATTACAGTTAAACAAATTTTGTTGGGTATCCAAGAATTGCTCGACCAGCCAAATCCCAGTTCTTCAGCACAATTTGAATGTAATAAGCTCTATATGCAGCAG GATAAAGCTGAGTATAAGAGACGAGTGAAGGAGCAGGCTAAGCAATATCGAGCTCTACTCTAA
- the LOC132055946 gene encoding uncharacterized protein LOC132055946 produces MEIKVKSPPRDFNLHSACTTPYISASSSPQRYGTSFLSAPTSPARVSALYDDEFNMSSGDALKATGEVPFNWEEKPGTPKARETNRIAHDEDDFVFDFSGQLERSSFSAADELFDGGKIRPLKPPPRLIQCEAGKPFHSPRSPKQRFKQTFSPARNKKEFDPFAAAIEHSARTENDIPGRGKIKNPANSRPKKTRSLSVPDLLFDPESNQETTKTSSFSLCSVSSSISLWYRKWKLKDLFLFRSASEGRASSKDHLNKFLKKTHEKEDDVKSNSSFRSTASSVGSSSVSSSLMRRREVSAHELHYTLNRAFSEEMKRKTFLPYKKLGVLGCLGFIPSTMDDINFRSVASSMSMTRRQ; encoded by the coding sequence ATGGAGATAAAAGTGAAGTCACCTCCAAGGGACTTCAACTTGCACAGTGCTTGTACTACTCCTTATATTAGTGCTTCTTCAAGCCCTCAACGTTATGGCACGTCTTTCCTTAGCGCCCCCACTAGCCCTGCCCGTGTCTCTGCCCTCTATGACGACGAATTCAACATGAGCAGCGGCGATGCTCTTAAAGCAACAGGTGAAGTTCCATTCAATTGGGAGGAAAAGCCTGGAACTCCAAAAGCAAGAGAAACTAACCGTATTGCTCATGATGAGGAtgattttgtttttgattttagTGGGCAGTTGGAGAGAAGCTCGTTTTCGGCCGCTGATGAGCTTTTTGATGGTGGAAAGATCAGGCCTTTGAAACCACCACCGAGATTAATACAGTGTGAAGCTGGAAAACCTTTCCATTCACCGAGATCACCAAAGCAAAGGTTCAAGCAAACTTTCTCTCCAGCCCGAAACAAGAAGGAATTTGATCCATTTGCTGCAGCCATAGAACACAGTGCTCGAACAGAAAATGATATCCCTGGAAGGGGAAAAATCAAGAATCCTGCAAATTCTAGGCCCAAAAAGACAAGATCTTTATCCGTTCCCGATCTGCTGTTTGATCCTGAAAGCAATCAGGAAACCACAAAGACCAGCTCCTTCTCTCTGTGTTCAGTTTCATCATCGATATCACTGTGGTACAGAAAATGGAAGCTGAAAGATTTGTTTCTATTCAGAAGTGCTTCTGAAGGCCGAGCAAGCAGTAAAGATCATCTAAACAAGTTTTTGAAGAAAACTCATGAGAAAGAGGATGATGTGAAGAGTAATTCAAGCTTTAGATCAACTGCTAGTAGTGTTGGATCATCATCGGTATCAAGCTCCTTGATGAGGAGGAGGGAGGTTTCAGCTCATGAGCTTCATTACACGTTGAATAGGGCATTCTCCGAAGAGATGAAGAGGAAAACTTTCTTGCCATACAAGAAATTAGGGGTACTAGGTTGCTTAGGGTTCATTCCGTCGACAATGGATGATATAAATTTTAGAAGTGTTGCTTCTTCTATGTCCATGACTCGTCGTCAATAA
- the LOC132055951 gene encoding homeobox protein knotted-1-like 6, whose amino-acid sequence MEEMYQFGYSDDHNMQAAYFGSVPMGYGSATNSVVETSSNLQEDIQAKISSHPLYPKLLLTYIDCHKVGAPPEIGKMFDNIVQENDLHRRSSSSSSTALNGLISDDSELNDFMITYCDVLAKFKSDLARPFNEATTFLNDIQTQLTNLCTTSNISEEGAEAEAEAEAEAEAEDGYTIGGGGGGGEANNDQNKSTSDEMCRRSEIKDKLMSKYSGYIISSLKQEYCMKNKKEKLPKEAREILLNWWTTHYNWPYPTEVDKVCLAELTGLDPKQINNWFINQRKRHWKPSENMQFAVMETLHGHFSQ is encoded by the exons ATGGAGGAAATGTACCAATTTGGTTACTCGGATGATCATAATATGCAGGCGGCATATTTTGGATCGGTCCCCATGGGATATGGATCAGCTACTAATTCAGTAGTTGAGACTTCTTCTAATTTACAAGAAGATATTCAAGCAAAGATCTCTTCGCATCCTTTATATCCTAAGCTTCTTCTTACGTACATCGACTGCCACAAg GTAGGAGCACCACCTGAGATTGGTAAAATGTTTGACAATATTGTCCAAGAAAATGATCTTCATAGGAGATcaagcagcagcagcagcactGCCTTAAATGGACTGATCAGCGACGATTCTGAGTTAAATGATTTTATG ATAACTTACTGTGATGTGTTAGCTAAGTTCAAGTCCGATCTGGCAAGGCCTTTCAATGAAGCAACTACTTTTCTTAACGATATTCAAACTCAACTTACCAATCTCTGCACGACAAGCAATATCTCAG AAGAAGGAGCGGAGGCGGAGGCGGAGGCTGAGGCTGAGGCTGAGGCGGAGGATGGTTATACaattggtggtggtggtggtggtggagaggCTAATAATGATCAGAACAAGAGTACTAGTGATGAAATGTGCAGGAGGAGTGAAATAAAGGATAAGTTAATGAGCAAGTACAGTGGATATATAATAAGTAGTCTAAAGCAAGAATATTGCATGAAgaataagaaggaaaagttaCCAAAAGAAGCAAGGGAGATATTGCTAAACTGGTGGACTACTCACTACAATTGGCCTTATCCTACG GAAGTAGACAAAGTATGTCTAGCTGAATTAACAGGTTTAGATCCCAAGCAGATTAACAATTGGTTCATTAATCAGCGGAAACGTCACTGGAAACCTTCAGAAAACATGCAATTTGCTGTTATGGAAACCCTACATGGTCACTTTTCTCAGTAA
- the LOC132055944 gene encoding cysteine-rich receptor-like protein kinase 42 has translation MPIAPRYLEYVTFVSLISFIFMLSPSLADPRTTIANISCKPLTNVAINTNLFPKYMEVMGTLDDFISENKSATYEMNTNEPDIYGLAKCHNDLSQDECKLCFIEAKNKLTKCIPAPGGSVYLDGCFLRYDNYNFFDESIQKNSSSYACGVPTDITNDQYMKRDFAARVDRAIANVTSMSIVNSGFGATVVKSGLLAIYALGQCWDYLGPEECTKCLNNAGDMVRKCLPAAEGKAMNAGCYLRYSSNKFFSDGALVLADKGPTECKDAWIIAAIVLSSILGLFAILGAFLGYRRYSKDKGGTKRVHKIPLALETSKLNFKYEVLQKATGDFDPLNKLGQGGSGSVYKGILPDGKTVAVKRLLYNTRQWAEEFFNEVNLISSIQHKNVVKLLGCSIEGPESLLVFDCVSNRNLDQVLFDENKRQFLSWKERFEIILGIAEGLAYLHEGSKAKIIHRDIKNTNILVDDQLVPKIADFGLARRFAPHKTHVKDGVAGTLGYLAPEYLLQGCLTEKADVYSFGVVAIEVACCIKSNVFVSDSGSVLQSVWRNYKLNKITESIDSRLMSDFQEQEASRVLQLGLLCTQTRRFSRPSMSQVVTILRNEEIEIPVPVQPPFQNSSLLAPPDTSSPSVTKDSFFSEWYSTDGISIQSSEFASLSSSQSSDFSTSENSRLLKIS, from the exons ATGCCTATTGCACCAAGATACCTTGAATATGTCACGTTCGTCTCCTTAATTTCCTTCATCTTTATGTTATCTCCCTCTCTTGCTGATCCAAGAACTACCATAGCTAATATTTCTTGCAAACCCCTTACAAATGTGGCGATTAACACCAATTTATTCCCTAAATACATGGAAGTCATGGGAACTCTCGATGATTTTATTTCGGAGAATAAGTCTGCAACATATGAAATGAACACAAATGAACCCGATATTTATGGATTAGCGAAATGCCACAACGATCTTTCTCAAGACGAATGCAAGCTCTGTTTCATCGAAGCAAAAAATAAGCTCACCAAATGCATTCCTGCGCCTGGTGGCTCTGTTTATTTAGACGGTTGTTTTCTCAGATACGACAATTATAATTTTTTCGACGAGAGCATACAGAAGAATTCTTCGAGTTATGCTTGTGGTGTTCCCACGGATATAACAAACGATCAGTACATGAAAAGGGATTTTGCAGCAAGAGTTGATCGTGCAATCGCGAATGTCACGAGCATGTCAATAGTAAATAGTGGATTCGGGGCAACGGTTGTGAAAAGCGGGTTGCTTGCTATTTATGCATTAGGGCAATGTTGGGATTATTTGGGACCTGAAGAATGCACTAAGTGTCTGAATAATGCTGGAGATATGGTAAGAAAATGTTTGCCTGCTGCTGAGGGAAAAGCCATGAATGCTGGTTGCTATTTGAGATACTCTTCTAATAAATTCTTCAGTGATGGAGCACTAGTCCTCGCTGATAAAG GACCAACAGAGTGTAAGGATGCATGGATAATTGCAGCGATAGTATTATCGTCTATCTTGGGACTATTTGCTATTTTAGGAGCTTTTCTAGGCTACCGAAGATATTCTAAGGACAAAGGAG GTACAAAAAGGGTTCATAAGATTCCACTGGCTCTCGAGACATCGAAACTAAATTTCAAGTATGAAGTGCTCCAGAAAGCAACAGGGGATTTTGATCCCTTGAACAAGTTAGGCCAAGGAGGATCTGGTTCAGTATATAAAGGGATTCTTCCTGATGGCAAAACTGTTGCTGTGAAAAGATTATTATACAATACGCGTCAATGGGCGGAGGAATTCTTCAATGAGGTCAATTTGATTAGTAGCATTCAACACAAGAATGTTGTGAAATTATTGGGTTGTAGTATAGAAGGACCAGAAAGTCTTCTGGTTTTTGATTGTGTATCTAACAGGAACCTTGATCAAGTGCTATTTG ATGAGAACAAGCGTCAATTTTTAAGCTGGAAAGAGCGGTTTGAAATTATATTGGGAATAGCCGAAGGGCTTGCATATCTTCATGAAGGAAGCAAAGCAAAGATAATCCATAGGGATATTAAAAACACTAATATTCTGGTTGATGATCAACTCGTTCCAAAGATTGCTGATTTTGGACTTGCTCGACGTTTTGCTCCCCATAAAACTCATGTCAAAGACGGAGTTGCGGGAACCTT GGGATATTTAGCTCCTGAATATCTTCTTCAAGGATGTTTAACAGAGAAAGCAGATGTTTATTCCTTTGGAGTGGTGGCCATAGAGGTTGCATGTTGTATAAAGAGCAATGTCTTTGTGAGCGATTCTGGATCAGTTCTACAATCT GTGTGGAGAAATTACAAGTTGAATAAGATTACTGAGTCCATAGACAGCAGGCTGATGAGTGATTTTCAAGAACAGGAGGCATCACGCGTGCTTCAGCTAGGGCTATTGTGTACACAAACTAGAAGATTTTCACGACCATCTATGTCTCAAGTGGTAACGATCCtaagaaatgaagaaattgaaattCCAGTGCCAGTGCAACCTCCATTCCAGAACTCAAGTTTACTAGCCCCTCCAGATACAAGTAGTCCGTCCGTAACTAAAGATAGTTTCTTCTCAGAATGGTATTCCACTGATGGGATTTCTATTCAATCTTCTGAGTTTGCTAGCTTATCTAGCTCTCAATCAAGTGATTTTTCGACGAGTGAAAACAGTAGACTCTTGAAAATTTCTTGA